The following proteins come from a genomic window of Acidobacteriota bacterium:
- a CDS encoding aldehyde dehydrogenase, with translation MAARVYKNLIGGEWLESRSGQTFENQNPANVKDIVGIFQRSNKDDVNEAVAAAAKAFERWRLTPAPRRGEIIYRCAQILQERKEDCARDMTREMGKVLKETRGDVQEAIDTAFYMAGEGRRLDGHTVPSELPNKFAMAVRVPLGVVGMITPWNFPMAIPSWKIFPAIISGNTCVIKPAEDTPLSTLNLVRALMDAGLPPGVVNIVNGHGPEAGAPLLEHPDVRAISFTGSSDVGRTIGQTAARHFKPCSLEMGGKNAIIILNDANVDLAIDGALWGGFGTTGQRCTAASRVIVQKGVYNQFTDKFVSRAKAMKVGAGIDEQNDMGPQINQQQIETTQKYIEIGKNEGAKLLAGGNRITSGGLGDGYFWEPTIFGDAHGKMQVAQEEIFGPVVSLIPTDSLEQAVEISNGVAYGLSSAVYTRDVNRAFKAIRDLQTGITYINAPTIGAEVHLPFGGTKATGNGHREGGIGAIDFYTQWKAIYVDYSDRLQRAQIDTGE, from the coding sequence ATGGCCGCAAGAGTCTACAAGAACCTGATCGGAGGCGAGTGGCTTGAATCGCGCTCCGGACAAACATTCGAGAATCAAAACCCTGCTAATGTCAAAGATATTGTCGGCATTTTTCAAAGATCCAATAAAGACGATGTGAACGAAGCGGTTGCGGCCGCTGCGAAAGCTTTCGAGCGTTGGCGACTCACTCCCGCTCCTCGCCGTGGCGAGATCATCTATCGCTGTGCCCAGATTCTCCAGGAGCGAAAGGAAGACTGCGCGCGCGACATGACTCGCGAGATGGGAAAGGTTCTCAAAGAGACTCGCGGCGATGTTCAAGAAGCGATTGATACTGCTTTCTACATGGCCGGGGAAGGCCGCCGCCTCGACGGCCATACGGTTCCTTCCGAACTCCCCAACAAGTTTGCGATGGCAGTGCGTGTTCCTCTCGGAGTTGTCGGCATGATCACACCGTGGAATTTCCCAATGGCAATTCCTTCATGGAAGATCTTCCCTGCGATCATTTCGGGAAACACGTGCGTCATCAAACCTGCAGAGGACACGCCGCTCTCTACTTTGAATCTAGTCCGCGCTCTCATGGATGCGGGACTTCCGCCCGGCGTCGTGAACATTGTTAACGGCCATGGTCCCGAGGCGGGGGCGCCGCTGCTCGAGCATCCGGACGTACGTGCGATCTCCTTCACTGGATCGAGCGACGTCGGCCGCACTATTGGCCAGACCGCAGCCCGCCATTTCAAGCCGTGCTCGCTGGAGATGGGGGGCAAGAATGCGATCATCATTCTGAATGATGCAAATGTCGATCTCGCGATCGATGGCGCGCTCTGGGGCGGATTTGGTACCACCGGTCAGCGCTGCACCGCCGCCAGCCGTGTAATCGTGCAAAAAGGTGTATACAACCAATTCACCGATAAGTTCGTAAGCCGCGCAAAAGCAATGAAAGTCGGCGCCGGCATCGACGAGCAAAACGACATGGGCCCGCAAATCAATCAGCAGCAAATCGAGACTACACAAAAGTACATTGAGATTGGCAAGAACGAAGGAGCAAAGCTGCTTGCTGGTGGGAATCGCATCACCTCGGGCGGTCTCGGCGATGGATATTTCTGGGAACCTACGATCTTCGGAGATGCTCACGGAAAAATGCAAGTTGCGCAGGAAGAGATCTTCGGTCCGGTTGTTTCGCTGATTCCAACCGACAGTCTCGAGCAAGCGGTCGAGATTTCGAACGGAGTTGCCTATGGCCTTTCATCCGCGGTGTACACACGCGATGTGAACAGAGCATTCAAAGCCATCCGTGACCTGCAGACTGGCATTACATACATCAACGCGCCAACGATTGGCGCAGAGGTGCACCTGCCATTCGGAGGCACGAAAGCTACCGGCAACGGACATCGCGAGGGTGGGATTGGCGCAATCGATTTCTACACACAATGGAAGGCGATCTACGTGGACTACTCTGACCGACTGCAGCGCGCCCAGATCGATACTGGGGAATGA